A stretch of Schistocerca cancellata isolate TAMUIC-IGC-003103 chromosome 3, iqSchCanc2.1, whole genome shotgun sequence DNA encodes these proteins:
- the LOC126174897 gene encoding putative protein TPRXL isoform X2, giving the protein MGRSKLFELLVVAAVTAAAAATGAGSGSGSGAGLSCSLDRQFWDERRGRCLPCTQCPDGQVVLAPCAVNRDTDCGPISKLMIDWSWLPRRANRTAARPSHRHHHHHHHHHRKSHRHGDGWASSSEIDSSAFSSHSEEHEEDTPRPARRRQGHHHHSRWSSSSSSSSSSSSSSSFAEESSYSSSAEDGFGTFNRTSSVSSQRRNKTSQHRKHGGGGRKHGHHSHTHSRHREEHRQRNFTGHQLPDARKPMLPESAAQLKEDSAAPAQTTPRPHHAQPQAQQHQHQQPFSTAETLVWDWQVVVLALAVCACLLFFLVTGIYSIHHARQWRRLKDNFEAVHKQQSEPLDVHGNVYIDGNSHRV; this is encoded by the coding sequence CTGTTGGTGGTGGCGGCGGTGACAGCAGCGGCCGCAGCGACTGGTGCCGGTTCCGGCTCCGGCTCCGGGGCGGGCCTGTCGTGCTCGCTGGACCGGCAGTTCTGGGACGAGCGGCGCGGCCGCTGCCTGCCCTGCACGCAGTGCCCCGACGGGCAGGTAGTGCTGGCGCCCTGCGCCGTCAACCGCGACACCGACTGCGGGCCCATCTCCAAGCTCATGATCGACTGGTCCTGGCTGCCCAGGCGCGCCAACAGGACCGCCGCGCGTCCCTCGCaccgccaccatcaccaccaccaccatcaccaccgcaAGAGCCACCGCCACGGTGACGGGTGGGCCTCCTCCTCCGAGATCGACTCGTCGGCGTTCTCGTCGCACTCGGAAGAGCACGAGGAAGACACTCCGCGGCCGGCGCGCAGGCGGCAGGGCCACCACCACCACTCCCGctggtcctcctcctcctcctcctcctcgtcgtcgtCCTCTTCCTCGTCCTTCGCGGAGGAATCGTCCTACAGCTCGTCTGCGGAGGACGGGTTCGGTACTTTCAACAGGACGTCGTCGGTGTCCTCGCAGCGGAGGAACAAGACGTCGCAGCACAGGAAGCACGGCGGCGGTGGGCGGAAGCACGGCCACCACAGCCACACCCACAGCCGGCACCGCGAGGAGCACCGCCAGCGCAACTTCACCGGCCACCAGCTGCCGGACGCCAGGAAGCCGATGCTGCCCGAGTCGGCGGCGCAGCTCAAGGAGGACTCGGCGGCACCGGCCCAGACCACGCCCCGGCCGCACCACGCGCAGCCTCAAGCccagcagcaccagcaccagcagccGTTCTCGACGGCCGAGACGCTGGTGTGGGACTGGCAGGTGGTGGTGCTCGCGCTCGCCGTCTGCGCCTGCCTGCTCTTTTTCCTCGTCACGGGCATCTACTCCATACACCACGCGCGCCAGTGGCGCAGGCTCAAGGACAACTTCGAGGCTG